The following are encoded together in the Pedobacter steynii genome:
- a CDS encoding OmpH family outer membrane protein: protein MKKYLLICFLTFTCMGAFAQKFAYVDTEYILKHLPEYKSALSQLNVLSQQWQGQVDQNFVEIDKMYKAYQADQVLLTADMRKRRENDIIEKEKEAKDFQRKIFGPDGELFQSRTKLLNPIQDKVTKTISEVAKAKLFDFIFDKSSESTMMIYASSNYDVSNDVIRLLGFKPGSILK, encoded by the coding sequence ATGAAAAAATATCTTTTAATATGCTTCTTAACTTTTACGTGCATGGGAGCCTTTGCTCAGAAATTCGCGTATGTTGACACAGAATATATCTTAAAGCACCTTCCTGAATATAAGTCCGCTTTAAGCCAGTTGAATGTTTTATCACAACAATGGCAGGGACAGGTAGATCAGAACTTTGTAGAGATCGATAAGATGTACAAAGCTTATCAGGCCGATCAGGTTTTGTTAACTGCGGATATGCGCAAAAGAAGAGAAAACGACATCATCGAAAAGGAGAAAGAAGCGAAAGATTTTCAACGTAAGATCTTCGGTCCGGATGGCGAACTTTTCCAGTCCCGGACTAAACTACTTAACCCTATTCAGGATAAAGTAACAAAGACCATCAGTGAAGTAGCGAAAGCTAAACTTTTTGATTTCATCTTTGATAAAAGCAGTGAATCGACTATGATGATTTATGCCAGCAGCAATTACGATGTTAGTAATGATGTCATCAGGTTATTGGGATTTAAGCCTGGGTCGATCTTAAAATAA
- a CDS encoding OmpH family outer membrane protein has product MFTANIANAQQKFAHLNSALIIEAMPEVKAARTTLEAFGKTKQADVEKMISEYQVKLQAAEAKQKTMSEANKETVGKELQTMGAELQDLQKRIEDARAKAQQEMEAKNAELFNPIQVKADAAIKAVSKEKGFAYVFDTANQALVYWDGGDDITAAVKAKLGIAATAAPKK; this is encoded by the coding sequence TTGTTTACTGCCAACATTGCAAATGCACAACAAAAATTCGCACATTTAAATTCAGCATTGATCATTGAAGCAATGCCGGAAGTGAAAGCAGCGAGAACAACATTAGAAGCCTTTGGAAAAACGAAACAAGCTGACGTTGAGAAAATGATTTCTGAATATCAGGTTAAACTACAGGCAGCTGAAGCTAAGCAAAAAACAATGAGCGAAGCAAATAAAGAAACTGTTGGTAAAGAGTTACAAACTATGGGTGCTGAATTACAGGATCTTCAAAAACGTATTGAAGATGCAAGAGCTAAAGCACAACAGGAAATGGAAGCTAAAAATGCGGAATTGTTTAACCCTATTCAGGTAAAAGCTGATGCAGCAATTAAAGCTGTTTCTAAAGAAAAAGGTTTTGCTTATGTATTTGATACTGCAAACCAGGCTTTAGTTTATTGGGATGGTGGGGATGATATCACAGCAGCTGTTAAAGCTAAATTGGGTATCGCAGCAACTGCAGCTCCTAAGAAATAA
- the murI gene encoding glutamate racemase, with the protein MNIGQSIGVFDSGYGGLTVFKSIVEKLPQYNYIYLGDNARAPYGDHSYETIYQYTLECVEWLFAQGCPLVILACNTASAKALRSIQQKVLPLKYPNHRVLGVIRPTAEIVGDFSTHKTIGVMGTRGTVNSLSYPMEIAKFFPEVKVLQQSCPMWVPLIENNEHLNPGADYFVKKYLEELLAQDADIDCILLACTHYPLMIPKLQALLPEGIRLLGQTDIVADSLDAYLKKHPEIAVKIAKDGMRHFYTSGDTEVFDKHASIFFGAEISSEQMHLQI; encoded by the coding sequence ATGAATATTGGACAATCTATTGGCGTTTTTGATTCTGGTTATGGTGGTTTAACGGTGTTTAAATCGATTGTTGAAAAGTTACCTCAATACAACTATATCTATCTGGGCGATAACGCCCGTGCCCCCTATGGAGATCATTCTTACGAAACCATTTATCAATATACACTGGAATGTGTGGAATGGCTTTTTGCTCAGGGTTGCCCCCTAGTGATCCTGGCCTGTAATACGGCTTCGGCAAAAGCCCTTCGCAGCATCCAGCAAAAAGTACTTCCCTTGAAGTATCCGAATCACCGGGTGTTGGGGGTCATAAGACCCACAGCAGAAATAGTAGGGGATTTCAGTACACATAAAACGATAGGAGTGATGGGGACCAGAGGAACGGTGAACTCTTTGTCGTACCCGATGGAAATTGCTAAGTTTTTTCCCGAAGTAAAAGTACTGCAACAAAGCTGCCCGATGTGGGTCCCATTGATTGAAAATAATGAACACCTGAATCCCGGTGCAGATTATTTTGTGAAGAAGTACCTTGAGGAATTATTGGCTCAGGATGCAGACATTGATTGTATCCTGCTGGCTTGTACCCATTATCCTTTAATGATTCCAAAGCTTCAGGCTTTACTTCCCGAAGGCATCCGATTGCTGGGGCAAACCGATATTGTTGCCGATAGCCTTGATGCCTATTTAAAAAAGCATCCTGAGATTGCGGTTAAAATAGCGAAAGACGGAATGCGGCATTTCTATACTTCCGGAGATACGGAGGTCTTTGATAAACATGCTTCCATTTTCTTCGGGGCGGAAATCAGTTCTGAACAGATGCACCTTCAAATCTAA
- a CDS encoding GIN domain-containing protein, whose translation MKTSIKTLFASALTAIVLTSSAFTTFAKDTTPVSASAAVKFNKVVVTGNAKVVLVQGNSESVTTNDELSANTTVQQKGYTLYINSTESSPATIYVNVKDLQRIDASNTAQVKTRGNFDLAVLQIFLKDGAKANVNAKVGSLYTDMKDQSDLKLSGSSAEHSLVRNDVSKLNLNDFVIAKL comes from the coding sequence ATGAAAACTTCGATCAAAACCTTATTCGCTTCAGCTTTAACTGCTATCGTTTTAACTTCTTCAGCCTTCACTACTTTCGCTAAAGATACTACACCTGTAAGCGCATCAGCTGCTGTAAAATTCAATAAAGTAGTTGTTACCGGAAATGCTAAAGTGGTATTGGTACAGGGCAATTCAGAAAGCGTTACCACCAATGATGAGCTTAGCGCCAACACTACCGTTCAGCAAAAAGGATATACTTTGTACATCAACTCTACAGAGAGCAGCCCGGCAACCATCTATGTAAATGTAAAAGATCTGCAAAGAATTGATGCCTCCAATACTGCTCAGGTAAAAACCCGTGGTAACTTCGACTTAGCCGTTCTTCAGATCTTTTTAAAAGATGGGGCCAAAGCAAATGTAAATGCAAAAGTAGGCAGCCTTTATACTGACATGAAAGATCAGTCTGACCTGAAACTGAGCGGTTCATCAGCAGAACACAGCCTGGTAAGAAATGATGTTTCAAAATTAAACCTGAATGATTTTGTAATTGCTAAACTATAA
- a CDS encoding class II glutamine amidotransferase gives MSDSIKHECGIAFIRLLKPLSYYQEKYGTALWGLNKLYLLMEKQHNRGQDGAGIATIKLDVKPGHRYISRYRSMAQNAVADIFGYVQNKFVDIQNETPELMQDAEWLKSNVSFIGEVLLGHLRYGTHGQNSIENCHPFLRQNNWMTRNLVIAGNFNMTNVEELLEQLYELGQHPKEKADTVTVLEKIGHFLDDENQELFDAYKKEGLDNVEITHKISEGLDIAKILRRSAKNWDGGYAISGIVGNGDAFVLRDPSGIRPAFYYADDEIVVAASERPAIQTAFNIPFKDVKEIEPGHALIVKKSGKVTQEVFRDPQEKRACSFERIYFSRGSDADIYKERKQLGALLCDQILKAVSADLKNTVFSFIPNTAEVSFYGMVEGLHSYIRGVQKDTLLNRKEELNDQELDELLSMNPRVEKLAIKDVKLRTFITQDADRQDMVAHVYDTTYGIIKNDTDTLVAIDDSIVRGTTLKQSIIKIIDRLHPKKIIIVSSAPQIRYPDCYGIDMSKMGQFVAFEAAIQLLKERGMEHIIEEVYQKCKASLLLPKEEIVNHVKDIYRPFTQEEISAQITKIITPANINAEVEVIYQTLDNLHVACPNHTGDWYFSGNYPTPGGNKVVIKAFVNWKEGNNQRAY, from the coding sequence ATGAGCGACTCGATCAAGCATGAATGCGGAATAGCCTTTATCCGCCTTTTAAAACCTCTCTCATACTACCAGGAAAAATACGGTACAGCACTCTGGGGACTGAATAAGCTTTATCTTTTGATGGAAAAGCAACACAACCGCGGACAGGATGGAGCCGGTATTGCCACCATTAAACTTGATGTTAAACCAGGACACCGCTATATCAGCAGGTACCGGTCTATGGCACAAAATGCGGTGGCAGACATTTTTGGATATGTACAAAATAAATTTGTAGACATCCAGAATGAAACCCCTGAGTTGATGCAGGATGCGGAATGGTTAAAATCCAATGTCAGTTTTATCGGGGAAGTTCTGTTAGGTCATCTTCGTTATGGTACCCATGGTCAGAACAGTATTGAAAACTGTCATCCTTTCTTACGTCAGAATAACTGGATGACCCGTAATCTTGTGATTGCAGGTAACTTCAACATGACGAATGTAGAAGAGTTACTGGAGCAATTGTATGAGTTGGGACAACATCCAAAAGAAAAAGCGGATACCGTTACTGTCCTTGAAAAAATTGGTCATTTCCTTGACGATGAGAATCAGGAGCTTTTTGATGCTTATAAGAAAGAAGGATTGGATAACGTAGAAATTACCCATAAAATCTCTGAAGGTTTAGATATTGCTAAAATCCTGCGTCGTTCTGCTAAAAACTGGGATGGTGGATATGCGATCTCCGGAATTGTTGGTAATGGGGATGCTTTTGTGCTTCGTGACCCTTCAGGAATACGTCCGGCATTTTATTATGCTGATGATGAAATCGTAGTTGCTGCTTCAGAAAGACCAGCAATTCAGACGGCCTTCAACATTCCATTCAAAGATGTTAAAGAAATCGAACCGGGACATGCTTTAATCGTTAAGAAAAGTGGTAAAGTTACTCAGGAAGTGTTCAGAGATCCTCAGGAAAAAAGAGCCTGCTCATTTGAACGTATTTATTTCTCCAGAGGGAGTGATGCGGATATTTATAAAGAAAGAAAACAATTAGGTGCGCTATTGTGTGATCAGATTTTGAAAGCAGTAAGTGCAGACCTTAAAAATACAGTATTCTCTTTTATCCCGAATACTGCTGAAGTGTCTTTCTACGGAATGGTGGAAGGATTACACAGCTATATCAGAGGCGTACAAAAGGATACATTACTGAACCGTAAAGAAGAACTGAACGATCAGGAACTGGATGAGCTGCTTTCAATGAACCCACGGGTGGAGAAGCTGGCGATTAAGGATGTGAAATTAAGAACATTCATTACCCAGGACGCGGACAGACAGGATATGGTGGCGCATGTTTATGATACGACTTACGGCATCATTAAAAATGATACCGATACTTTAGTTGCGATAGATGATTCAATTGTAAGGGGAACAACGCTGAAACAAAGCATCATCAAAATCATTGACAGATTACATCCTAAGAAGATCATTATTGTTTCTTCTGCACCTCAGATCCGTTACCCGGATTGCTACGGTATAGATATGTCTAAAATGGGGCAGTTTGTAGCTTTTGAAGCGGCGATCCAATTGTTAAAGGAACGTGGTATGGAACACATCATCGAAGAAGTTTACCAGAAATGTAAAGCTTCCCTGTTGTTGCCTAAAGAGGAGATCGTAAATCATGTGAAAGACATTTACAGACCTTTCACACAAGAAGAGATCTCTGCTCAGATTACGAAGATTATTACCCCTGCAAACATCAATGCTGAGGTTGAGGTGATTTATCAAACTTTAGATAATTTACATGTGGCTTGTCCTAACCATACCGGCGACTGGTATTTCTCTGGAAATTATCCAACTCCAGGTGGAAACAAAGTAGTGATCAAAGCTTTTGTGAACTGGAAAGAAGGAAACAACCAGAGAGCTTACTAA
- a CDS encoding LysE family translocator, whose protein sequence is MFEAILQGIGAGILFSFLTGPVFFSMIKTSIEKGFKAGFSLAVGVIFSDIIFITLTIFSAQFVDYNAEYFQYIGIVGGLFLFGIGLYYLFNKVKVSYDISEIAKVKKRGYILKGFLMCLLSPTTLMFWIMVGGIISVQLHYTMAEKIVFFIIAMATQLSVDGIKTYYAAKLRYRIKEKTIQNLNRIAGAVIIIFAIRLFVEVLLKYYK, encoded by the coding sequence ATGTTTGAAGCAATATTACAAGGGATAGGTGCAGGTATTTTGTTTTCCTTTTTAACAGGTCCTGTTTTCTTTTCCATGATAAAAACCAGCATTGAGAAAGGTTTTAAAGCAGGGTTTTCGCTTGCTGTGGGGGTGATTTTTAGTGACATTATATTTATTACACTTACCATCTTCAGCGCACAGTTTGTAGACTATAACGCGGAGTATTTTCAATACATAGGCATCGTTGGAGGCCTTTTTCTTTTTGGTATCGGTCTATACTATTTATTCAATAAAGTAAAAGTAAGTTATGACATTTCTGAAATCGCCAAAGTGAAGAAGCGGGGCTATATTCTGAAAGGATTTTTAATGTGCCTGCTGTCCCCCACCACTCTGATGTTCTGGATTATGGTTGGAGGGATTATATCGGTACAATTGCATTATACCATGGCCGAAAAGATCGTTTTCTTTATTATTGCAATGGCAACACAGCTTTCAGTAGACGGAATAAAAACCTATTATGCGGCCAAGCTCAGGTATAGAATCAAAGAGAAAACCATTCAGAACCTGAACAGGATTGCCGGTGCAGTCATCATTATCTTTGCAATCAGATTGTTTGTGGAAGTGCTGTTGAAGTATTACAAGTAA
- a CDS encoding MFS transporter: MTAENSQTKWAQFIPLVTVFFFWGFVAASNDILIPVFQKAFNLTQSQSQWVSLAFYIAYTVGSLIYMGVSILIKKDLVNKIGYKNGLALGLCISAVGTLLFYPAANYGSFPLMLSGLFIVALGFSLQQTVANPLAIALGPIATGSQRLTLAGGINNFGTTIGPLIVSFAIFGSAGGSDISIESVKIPYLILGVAFLAVAIFLKLSPLPDRPALVEESKDEEGASRSSALKYPQLVLGMIAIFVYVGVEVSTASNLPAYMEKELGFAIKDVAPFISLYWASMMIGRWTGAVEAFTDHVKTQKILRFVAPYLAFGIFLAVNAIAKHDLAPFYVYGLIILVLIVADTLSKGNPARMLLIFSTIGIAALLIGMFTTGMVSVYAITSVGLFCSTLWPCIFTLAVSGLGKNTSQGSSFLIMMIMGGGIMSWVQGYVSEFIGIQFSYIVGILCFAYLVFYALKVSGILKAQGISFDKKISGGH; encoded by the coding sequence ATGACTGCAGAAAATTCACAAACCAAATGGGCTCAATTCATCCCATTAGTTACCGTATTCTTTTTTTGGGGCTTTGTTGCGGCGAGCAACGATATCCTGATTCCGGTATTCCAGAAAGCTTTTAACCTAACACAAAGCCAAAGCCAATGGGTATCCTTAGCGTTCTATATTGCTTATACGGTAGGTTCATTAATCTATATGGGGGTTTCTATTTTAATCAAAAAAGACCTTGTCAATAAAATCGGATATAAAAACGGCCTTGCATTGGGCCTATGTATTTCGGCCGTTGGAACTTTATTGTTTTATCCGGCGGCAAATTACGGTTCGTTTCCATTAATGTTGTCGGGTTTGTTTATCGTGGCCCTGGGATTTTCCCTACAGCAGACGGTAGCAAACCCACTGGCCATTGCATTAGGGCCTATTGCAACGGGTTCTCAACGATTAACCCTTGCTGGAGGAATCAATAACTTTGGAACAACCATCGGTCCGCTGATCGTTAGTTTTGCTATTTTCGGATCAGCAGGCGGTAGTGACATCAGTATTGAAAGCGTTAAAATACCTTACCTGATTCTGGGGGTTGCCTTTCTGGCAGTGGCTATCTTTTTAAAGTTGTCTCCACTTCCGGACAGACCAGCTTTAGTAGAAGAATCTAAAGATGAGGAGGGGGCTTCCAGAAGTTCTGCGCTTAAATACCCTCAGTTGGTTTTGGGAATGATTGCCATCTTCGTTTACGTAGGTGTTGAAGTTTCTACAGCCAGTAACCTGCCTGCTTATATGGAAAAAGAGCTGGGTTTTGCAATTAAAGATGTAGCGCCATTTATTTCCCTGTATTGGGCTAGTATGATGATTGGACGATGGACAGGTGCGGTTGAGGCTTTCACTGATCATGTTAAAACTCAGAAAATCCTGAGATTTGTGGCTCCTTATCTTGCTTTTGGTATTTTCCTTGCCGTTAATGCGATTGCAAAACATGATTTGGCCCCTTTCTATGTATATGGTTTGATTATCCTGGTTTTAATTGTTGCAGATACCTTAAGTAAAGGAAATCCAGCGCGCATGTTGCTGATCTTTTCTACCATTGGTATTGCTGCTTTATTGATTGGTATGTTTACCACAGGTATGGTCAGCGTTTATGCAATTACAAGTGTAGGACTATTCTGTAGCACGTTATGGCCTTGTATCTTTACCCTGGCCGTGAGTGGACTGGGCAAAAATACCAGCCAGGGGAGCAGTTTCTTAATCATGATGATTATGGGCGGTGGTATCATGAGCTGGGTTCAGGGTTATGTGTCAGAATTTATCGGTATTCAATTCAGCTATATTGTAGGAATCCTTTGCTTTGCTTACCTGGTATTTTATGCCTTGAAAGTGAGTGGAATTCTTAAAGCTCAGGGTATCTCTTTTGACAAAAAGATTTCCGGAGGTCATTAA
- a CDS encoding deoxycytidylate deaminase → MSKKSFDHIYMHLAADLAARSHCVRAQVGAVLTKDTRIISIGYNGPPPGTHNCDEEWPEKGCDRDSRGSCSLALHAEENAILYASKNGSKIEGSTLYTTLSPCIACARLILSSGIKKVLYMDSYAEYKGLPSDEGVDFLRRFGVEVNKYQIEVN, encoded by the coding sequence ATGAGTAAAAAGAGTTTCGATCATATTTATATGCACCTGGCCGCTGATCTGGCTGCACGTTCACATTGTGTAAGGGCACAGGTCGGTGCGGTTTTGACAAAAGATACCAGAATTATTTCCATCGGTTATAACGGGCCGCCCCCCGGAACACACAATTGTGATGAAGAATGGCCGGAAAAGGGCTGCGACAGGGATTCAAGAGGAAGTTGTTCCCTTGCGTTACATGCAGAGGAGAACGCGATTCTGTATGCTTCTAAAAATGGTTCAAAGATAGAGGGCTCGACCTTGTATACGACCTTATCCCCATGTATTGCCTGTGCCAGGTTAATCTTATCCTCAGGAATAAAGAAAGTTCTTTATATGGATTCCTATGCAGAATATAAAGGATTACCGAGTGATGAAGGGGTTGATTTTCTGCGTAGGTTCGGTGTAGAAGTGAATAAGTATCAAATCGAGGTTAATTGA
- the guaA gene encoding glutamine-hydrolyzing GMP synthase, producing MLEKIIILDFGSQYTQLIARRVRELNVYCEIHPFNNIPEILSDVKGIIFSGSPYSVRQEDAPQIDLTKFHLKFPVLGVCYGAQYMAQQIGGEVQASSTREYGRANLNFVASGNKLFKNINLDSQVWMSHGDTITRIPENFELIASTDSVKVAAYQIKDTETYAIQFHPEVTHSTDGKQLLENFLVDICGCKQEWTSEAFVETTIADLQAKLGDDKVVLALSGGVDSSVAAILLHKAIGKNLHCIFVDNGLLRKDEYEGVLEQYKHLGLNIKGVDAKDRFLSQLAGVTDPELKRKAIGRVFIEVFDDEAHQVQDVKWLAQGTIYPDVIESVSVNGPSATIKSHHNVGGLPDFMKLQVVEPLNTLFKDEVRRVGTSLGLEHFIIGRHPFPGPGLAIRILGEVTPEKVAILQEADAIYINNLKEAGLYDKVWQAGAIFLPVQSVGVMGDERTYENAICLRAVESIDGMTADWCHLPYQVLAKISNEIINKVKGINRVVYDISSKPPATIEWE from the coding sequence ATGCTAGAAAAAATCATTATTCTCGATTTTGGTTCCCAATACACACAGCTAATTGCCCGCAGGGTACGCGAACTAAATGTGTATTGCGAAATTCATCCATTCAACAACATTCCTGAGATCTTATCTGATGTTAAAGGTATCATCTTTTCAGGTAGTCCTTATTCTGTTCGTCAGGAAGATGCTCCTCAGATAGACCTAACCAAGTTCCACCTTAAGTTCCCTGTTTTGGGTGTTTGTTATGGTGCGCAATATATGGCTCAACAAATAGGAGGTGAAGTTCAGGCCTCTTCAACACGTGAATACGGCAGAGCTAACCTGAATTTCGTGGCTAGCGGAAATAAATTATTTAAAAATATTAACCTGGATTCTCAGGTATGGATGTCGCACGGAGATACCATTACCAGAATCCCGGAAAACTTTGAACTGATTGCAAGTACAGACAGCGTTAAAGTTGCGGCTTATCAGATTAAAGATACAGAAACCTATGCCATCCAATTCCATCCTGAGGTAACGCACAGTACGGATGGAAAACAGCTTTTAGAAAACTTCCTGGTAGACATTTGCGGATGTAAGCAGGAGTGGACTTCCGAAGCTTTTGTGGAAACGACAATTGCTGATTTGCAGGCGAAACTGGGTGACGATAAAGTCGTTCTTGCCCTTTCAGGAGGAGTAGACTCCAGTGTAGCTGCAATTCTTTTACATAAAGCCATCGGCAAAAACCTTCATTGCATTTTCGTAGACAATGGTTTACTTCGTAAAGATGAATATGAAGGTGTATTGGAACAGTATAAGCACCTTGGTTTAAACATCAAAGGCGTTGACGCTAAAGATCGCTTCTTAAGTCAGCTTGCAGGAGTTACTGATCCTGAGTTGAAACGTAAAGCTATCGGTCGTGTATTTATTGAGGTTTTTGACGATGAAGCACATCAGGTACAGGACGTAAAATGGCTTGCACAGGGAACGATTTATCCGGATGTGATCGAATCTGTTTCTGTAAACGGACCATCAGCAACCATTAAATCTCACCATAACGTAGGTGGATTGCCTGACTTTATGAAGTTACAGGTGGTAGAACCATTGAATACTTTGTTCAAAGATGAAGTAAGAAGAGTAGGTACCTCATTAGGATTGGAGCATTTCATTATTGGCCGTCACCCTTTCCCGGGACCAGGTTTAGCGATCAGGATCCTTGGTGAAGTCACTCCTGAGAAAGTTGCGATTTTACAGGAAGCAGACGCCATTTATATCAATAATTTAAAAGAAGCAGGACTATACGATAAAGTATGGCAGGCAGGTGCAATCTTCCTTCCGGTACAATCTGTAGGGGTAATGGGAGATGAGCGTACATATGAGAATGCCATTTGCCTTCGTGCAGTAGAATCAATAGATGGAATGACTGCAGATTGGTGTCATTTACCTTATCAAGTACTCGCCAAAATTTCTAATGAAATTATTAACAAAGTAAAAGGAATAAACCGCGTTGTATATGATATCAGCTCAAAACCCCCAGCTACAATTGAGTGGGAATAA
- a CDS encoding ABC transporter substrate-binding protein, whose protein sequence is MISAQNPQLQLSGNKYWLILCIGLLFSACSPKTRPNTNKKPDNPPKEKEVEKPVARFSEANISLLIPFRLNEIRLKTATKAEVERSAMAIDFYQGFKLGIDSAASLGLNFKVNVFDTRDNNSQLEGLINNGGLMSSNLIVGPVFPQGVKYITAYSKAKNIPVVSPLAASHPEEFSNPNLISIVNNIDLHIEKIGSYISKNYNTEHTVVVMINPKTSSDEIMAAPLRRYFSSGKKVFLVQEYPSVFSFETKMAKDKEYVVVVTSSDRKFVVPTLDRLVKIKNKGFKVNLFGHPDWVKQNYNIDRLQALNTSITSSYKVDYHNAQTITFIRKYRAKFNFEPGEYSFKGFDIGFYFGKLFAEHGADYLKYLTKEKYKGLHNSFTFYHDEKLGYINTSLMLLRYKNFALNVVE, encoded by the coding sequence ATGATATCAGCTCAAAACCCCCAGCTACAATTGAGTGGGAATAAATATTGGCTGATCCTTTGTATTGGCTTGTTGTTTTCGGCATGTTCGCCGAAAACACGGCCCAATACAAATAAAAAACCTGATAACCCGCCAAAAGAAAAGGAAGTCGAGAAACCGGTGGCCCGCTTTAGCGAAGCTAACATTTCTTTGTTGATCCCTTTTCGTCTGAATGAAATCAGGTTGAAGACCGCAACCAAAGCCGAAGTGGAGAGATCTGCTATGGCTATTGATTTTTATCAGGGATTTAAGCTAGGCATAGATTCAGCTGCCTCTTTAGGGCTTAATTTCAAAGTGAATGTTTTCGATACCCGGGACAATAACTCGCAGCTTGAAGGGCTGATCAATAACGGAGGCCTGATGTCCAGCAACCTGATTGTGGGGCCGGTGTTTCCTCAGGGAGTAAAGTATATCACCGCTTACTCGAAAGCAAAAAATATTCCGGTAGTATCGCCTTTGGCCGCTTCTCATCCTGAAGAGTTTTCCAATCCGAATCTGATCTCTATCGTCAATAATATTGACCTTCATATAGAAAAAATCGGAAGCTATATCTCCAAAAATTACAACACCGAACATACGGTAGTGGTGATGATTAATCCAAAGACAAGCAGTGATGAAATCATGGCAGCCCCTTTGCGTCGGTATTTTAGCTCCGGCAAAAAGGTGTTTTTAGTGCAGGAGTATCCTTCGGTATTCAGTTTCGAAACAAAGATGGCAAAGGACAAGGAATACGTAGTCGTTGTAACTTCTTCCGACCGGAAGTTTGTGGTTCCGACACTGGATCGTCTGGTGAAAATTAAAAATAAAGGTTTTAAAGTCAATTTATTTGGTCATCCGGACTGGGTAAAACAAAACTATAATATCGATCGGCTTCAGGCTTTAAATACCAGCATTACCTCTTCTTATAAAGTGGATTACCACAATGCTCAAACCATCACTTTTATCAGGAAATACAGGGCCAAATTCAATTTTGAACCTGGAGAATATTCTTTTAAAGGTTTTGATATCGGGTTCTATTTTGGTAAATTGTTTGCAGAACATGGAGCTGACTATTTAAAATACCTGACCAAAGAGAAATATAAAGGGTTACACAATTCCTTCACGTTCTATCATGATGAGAAACTGGGATACATCAATACCAGTTTAATGCTTTTACGCTATAAGAATTTTGCTTTAAACGTTGTGGAATGA